DNA sequence from the Alphaproteobacteria bacterium genome:
CCATGGTCTCGACCTGACCGAGGTCGGTGACGTCGGTTTTGACCAGTTGCACGCCGCCGGCCCCGGCCGCCTTGGCCTCCTCGACCACGCGGCCGCCCTGTTCGGCATCGAGATCGCCGATGGTGATGTTGGCGCCCTCGCCGGCAAAGGCCAGCACGATGGAGCGGCCGATGTTCGAGCCACCGCCGGTGACGATGACCGATCTACCTTGATATCCGAGATCCATTTTTTTTCGCTTTCCCTCGAGTTGGAAGAAGTCCCCCGCGTTGGATGGTTGGCAGAGGTAATAAAGGCTGAAAGCGGCTGGGCCAAGGGGATTCAGCCGCCGTCCTCCGGCCTCAGTGCACCTGGCGTTCGGAATCCCCCCAAAAGGCCGCCCTGATCGCCTTCTTGTCGGGCTTGCCCAACGCCGTCAGCGGCAGATCATCGGCGAACTCGACCGTCTTGGGGGCGTAGACCGGGCCCTTGGCATCACGCACCAGGGCGACCAGTTCCTCGGCGCTGGGGCTCGCCCCCGGCCTGGGCACGACGATGGCCTTGACCGCCTCGCCCCACTTTATCGTCGGGCACACCGATGACGGCGGCCATGGCCACTTCGGCGTGGCTGGTCAGCACGTCCTCGATCTCGCGCGGGAAGACGTTGAAGCCGCCCGAGATGATCATGTCCTTGGAGCGGTCGACGATGTAATAGAACCCGTCCTCGTCACGCTTGGCCATGTCGCCGGTGTGCAGCCAACCGTTGCGCAAGGTCTCGGCGGTTTCCTCGGGCCGCTGCCAATAGCCGTCCATGACCAGCGGCCCGCGCACGCAGATCTCGCCGGGCTCGCCCACCGCCACCTCGTTGTCGTCGGCATCGAGGATGGCGACTTGAATTCCGGCCAGTGGCGAGCCGCAGGAGGCGAGAAGATCCGGCCGGGCCGGATCGTGGTCCTCCATGCGCAGGCAGGTCACCGTGTTGGGCGCCTCGGTCTGGGCGTAGAGCTGGGTGAAGACGGGGCCGAACACCTCCATGGCCTCGACCAGGCGGCTCGGCGACATGGGGGCGGCGCCGTAGATGATCATCTCCAGGCTGGAGATGTCGGTTTCCTTCAAGGCCGGATGATCGAGCAGCACGTAGATCATGGTCGGCACCAGGAAGGTGGCGCTGATGCGGTGCTCTTCGACGGCCGCCAGGAAGCCTTCGGGCTCGAAGCCCGGCAGCATGACGACACTGCCGCCGCGCAACATCACCGGCACGATCATGGCGCCGGCAGCGTGGGTGATGGGGGTCGCGGTCAGCAGCCTGATCTGGCGTGGCCACTGCCATTCGGCCAGGGTGATCAAGGCGTTGAAGACCATACTGCGGTGCGGCAGCATGACCCCCTTGGAGCGCCCCGTGGTGCCGCCGGTGTAGGCCAGCCAGGCGACGTCGCCGGCTTCGGCCACCGGCCTCAGGGGTGCCGTTTCCTGGCTTGCCGCCAGTTCCAGGAGATCCCTGCCGAAGTCGGCCGGGCCGATCGTGAAGACATGCTCGAGTGCGGAACTCGCCGCCGCCAGTTCGCGCCCCCGTCCGGCAAAGGCCGGCACGTCGGCCACCAGGGCGCCGATGGCACCGTCTTCGAGGATAAAAACCTGGTCTTCCAGCGAGCCCAGCGGATGCAAAGGCGTATAGCGCACCCCGGCCATCAGGGCGGCCGAGGAAACCACGACGGCGTCGACGCGGTTGGAGGAAATCTGGGCCAGCGCATCGCCGCGCTTCAGCCCGGCCGCCGCGAAAGCCGCCACCATGCGGGCGATGCGACTTCCCAGTTCGCCATAGCTGACCGGCCCCTCGGCATCGACCAGCGCCGTGCGTTCGGGCCAGCGCTGGATGGCGCGGCAGATCAGGTCGGCATAGCTGCAGCCTTGGTGCAGCGGGAATTGTTCGGCCATGGCGTCCTCAGTCTGCCCAGTAAGGATCCCGGAGCTGGCGCTTGAGCACCTTGCCCAACGCGTTGCGCGGGAAGTCGTCGCGGAACTCGACGGCGGCCAGGCGCTGGTGCTTGGCCACGCGCTCGTTGACCCAGGCCTGGATGCTTGATTCGTTTGCTTCGCCCTCGCTTTCGGGAATGACCAGCGCCAAGGCGCTCTCGCCCCATTTGGCGTCGGGGATGCCGATGACCGTGACGTCGGAGACCGCCGGATGCTGGCCCACCACCTCCTCGATATCGGCCGGGAAGACGTTGAAGCCGCCAGAGATGATCATGTCCTTCTTGCGATCGAGAATGTAGAGGAAGCCGTCCTCGTCCAACTTGCCCACGTCGCCCGAGAGCAGAAATTCGCGCCCCCGGGTGTCGCGAACGAGAATTTTCGCCACCTCTTCGGGCCGCTTATGGAACCCCTCCATCTGGCCACCGCCGTAGCCGGCGATCTCGCCCACTTCGCCGCGCGGCAGCGCTTGGCCTGCCTCGTCGACGATCAACAGCTCGTAGCCCAGCACCGGCGTGCCCACCGAGCCCGGCTTGTCGGCGTGCTGGTGCGGCCGGATCATGGTGGCGAAGCCCTCGGAGAAGCCATACATCTCGAAGAGCCCGGGGCCGAGTTGTTCAAGCACCGCCTGTTTGGTATCGCCGCGCAAGGGCGACCCGCCGGACAGCATCATCCCGAGCGTGCTCAGGTCGAACCTCTCGATCTCGGGATCGGCCAGGATGGCGATGAACTGGGGCGGCACCATGAAGGTGTGGGTGATGCCTTCCTGTTCGACGGTCTCGAGGAATCCGCGCGGCGAAAAGGCCGGCATGGCGACCAGGGTGGCACCGACGAAAAGCGCCGGCAGAATCATCAGGAAGGTGCCGTTGGAATAGAGCGGCGTGGTCGCCAGGGCCCGGCTGTCGGTTGCGAAGCCGAGCTCGATGGCATTGGAATAGGACCAGTGCTGGCGCGCCCGGTGGGTCTGCACGATGCCCTTGGGGAGGCCGGTGGTGCCGGACGAATAGATGATGTTGAACTCGTCCGTCATGCGGTGGCGGATGTCGGGCGCGGATTCGGAAGCCGCCTCCAGCAGCGGCCCGAAGGGCCGCCAGCCCGTGGCTTGGCCGCCCTGGATGAAGAAACGCTCGGCGGCAATCTTGCCCAGCCCCTGCTTGACCGTTTCGATCTGGGGCTGGGTGTCGGCCGAGACGATCAGCGCCCCGGCATCGGCATCGTCGATCAGCACGGCCAGCTGCTCGGCCTGCAAGAGGCCGCTCAGCGGCACCACGGAGGCTCCCGACTTGACCACGCCGAGGATGGTCAAGAGCGTCGCCACGGTGTTGTTCATCAGCACCGCCACGCACTCGCCCCGCCCAATTCCCTGATCGTTAAGCGCGTTGGCGACGCGATTGAGGCCGGCGTTGAACTGGCCCCAGGTGAGGCGCTCGTCGCCGCAGACCACGGCTTCCTTGTGGGGGAAGTATTCGGCGTGACACGCCCAGACGTCAGGCAGGAATACCTGCGCCTCGCCCAGCTCCTGCATTGTTCACAATCTCCCTCCCCCCTATTCGGCTTGTTGTTCGACCAGCAGCGCGGCCTCTTCCGCCGCCGCGGCGCGGGCTTGGGGCGACTGGCAGATGGGGCTGTCGTGCATGGCGTGTAGATCGAGGTCCTCGGCGTTGCGCCAGCACATGGGATCCGAGGCCGAGACGTCGCCCTTGTAGAAATAGGCATTCGCCCGACAGCCCCAGCAGACGTCGGCATCGTCGCAGGTGGCGCACTCGCCCGTGACCTCGAAGTCGTAGCAGAGCTGCTTCGATCGGCTCGCCAGGATTTCCTTCAGCGGCGTCTGGTTGACGTTGCCGACTTCGAAGTCGTAGAGCACGGCGCAGGGCAGCACGCGGCCGTCCCAGGTGACGTGGAACTTGGAGCGGCAGTAGAAGCGGCCGCATTCGGTGGGGCCGACGCGCAGCCAGTGTTGGCCCAACTTCTCGGCCCGGTAGGCGTAGGCCCGGCGGATGTCGTCGAGGCTTGGTGTCAGTTCCGTGGCACCGCCCTCGCCGATGGGATGGTAGACGAACATGGGCACGTAGCCCGCCCCCATCTCGTCCACCAGGAAATCAAGCGTGCGCTCGATGGAGCGCGCCGCCGGCTTGGTCAGCGTCAGGCAGGGCATGATGCGGCTGGGGTGGAAGCCCGCCTCACGCAGGTTCTCGAAGGCCTTCAGCTTCATGCCCTGGACGCGCTCCAGGGTATGGGTCTGCATGAAGTCGTCCGCATCCACGGTGTCGAAGTTGATGCCCACGAGGTGGATGTTGGGCGTCTCGGCCAGGGCCTGGGCCACCCGCTTGGCCACGATGCCGGCCACGAAGACGCTGTTCGAGAGTCCCTTCTCGCCGGCATAGCCGATGATTTGTTGCCAGTCTGGGTGCAGGATGGGATCGCCGCCGCACCACTGGACCTGGCTCACCCCCGTCTCGGCCAGGTCGTCGACCAGCGCCAGCGCCTGTTCGGTGGGCATGTCGGCGCCCTTGAAATAGGGGCTCGAGGCATAGCAGTAGGTGCAGGCCCCGCCGCACTTCGACGTCAGCTCGAAGTCGACGATGCGCGGGCGCATGGCCTCGGCGGCATAGCGCTTGTTGGGACTGATGTAGCGGTCGAAAAAATACTTGCTGTCGGGAATGGGCTTGGAAATCAGGGATTCGGCCATTACGCGCCTACCTCGCTGGGGGCCTGTCGCAAGCAAAAAATCTAATGAATGATAGATTTTGCCGGCGCCCTGCGCAAGCCACGCCGAGGGCGCAAAAAAAGGCCGCCGGCCCCAGGGCCGGCGGCACGAAAAACGCCTGACTAGGCGTGACTAAGAGCTTTCGGCGGCAACCACCTTGCCGAAACGCAGCCATTTCTCGCCGTCGAACTTCTGCATCTGCATCGACTCGATGGGATAGAAGTCGTTCGGGCTGGTGCTGACCGTGATGCCGGGCAACAACATCGGCGAGCGGTATTTCCGCAGGCTCGCCGCCTCCTTCATGATGTTCTCGCGGGTCAGATTGTCGCCGCACTGCTTGAGCACCTGGACCAGGGTGTGCCCCACCGAATAGCCGTAGGCGTTGAAGGAATTGGTCTTGTCGCCGGAGGGGTAGTACTTGTCCATGAACTTGAGCCAGGCCAAGTACTCGGGATCGTTGGTCCACGACGGATCCGTGGGATCCATAAGGTAGGCCGTGGTGATGTTGCCCTTGGACTTCTCCAGGCCGGCCGGCTTGAGCACCGACGACACCGAGGACGACACCGAATTCAGCAGTTGCACGGGCCTCCAGCCGATGTCGTAAATCTTGCGGATGGCCTGCGCCGCGAACTTCGGAATGGCCACGTTGAAGAAGGTGTCGGCGCCGCTGGCCTTGAGGTTGATGACCTGCGAATCGACCGTGGGATCGGTCACCTCGTAGGATTCCTCGGCCACGATCATCTTGGCAGCGAGGGAGGGGCCGAGCGCATCCTTGAAGCCCTTGACGTAGTCCTTACCATAATCGTCGTTCTGGAACAGGATGGCGACCTTGGCATCGGGCTTGTTGATCTTCAGATAGTTGGCGGTGACCGCGCCCTCGGTCTGGTAGTTGGGCTGCCAGCCCATGGTCCAGGGGAACTTCTTGGGCTGGCCCCACTTGGTGGCGCCGGTGGCCACGAAGAGCTGCGGCACTTTCTTCTTGTTCATGTATTTGTGCACCGCCGAATTGGTCGGCGTGCCCAGGGACTGGAATATGAACAGCACCTTTTCCCTCTCGACCAGCTTGCGGAACTGCTCCTTGGTCTTGGGCGGGCTGTAGCCGTCATCGAGGGTGATGAACTTGATCTTGCGGCCGTTGACGCCGCCCTCGGCGTTGACCTTATCGAAGTAGGCCTTGATGACCTTGCCGATGGTGCCGTAGGACGAGGCCGGCCCACTGTAGGGATTGGTGTTGCCGATCTTGATCTCGGTGTCGCTGACACCGGGGCCATATTTCTTGTCGGCGTTGGCCGCACCCGCGGCCAGGACGACGCCGGCTGCCGCCGCCGCGGACACTGCATAGCGTAATGCCGTATGCATGGTTTTCTCCTCCTCTGTTTTCGTTCGGTTTTGTTATCGACGTAGTTCCAGCAATCTTACCGCTGCCGCTAATCCGCTGACGAACGGGAAAGGCGGGCCACCACGATCCTGACCAAACCGGCCGCCCCGGAGGGCATGACGTAGACCGTGAAGATCAGGAAAGCGCCATATACCGCCCATGACAACCCCTTGGCGTCGGTGCGGCCGAAGCTCTCGGCGATGGCCTCGGACCAGTTGGGCACCAAAAGGATGAAGAGGCCGCCGAAAATAGCCCCCGGAATCGAGGCCGTTCCGCCCACCACCACCCCCACCAGGATGGTCACGGCGAGGATGAAAGTAAAGCTATCGGGGGCCACGAACTGGATGACGATGCAAGCCAACGCCCCGGCAACACCAGTATAGGCGGCACTGACCCCGAAGGTTACCGTTTTGTAGAGCGAGGTGTTGATTCCCATAGAGGCGGCGGCGATGGGATTGTCGCGAATCGCCATCATGGCCCGGCCGGTTCGGCTACGGATCAGGTTGACAGCGCAGAAGAACAGCACCAGCAGAACCACCAGGGTGAAGAAGTAGAGCCACTGGTCGTCGTTGAGGAAGCCGACGGGCGATTCCGGCTTGTCCAGGTCGATGCCCTGGACGCCACCCGTGAAGTCTTGGAAATGCTCGTACTTGAGGATCTGCGGCATCGCCACGGCCAGGGCAAAGGTGGCCAGCGCCAGATAAAGGCCCTCCAGCCGTAGCGCCGGCAGGCCGAACAAGAACCCGGCGATGAAGCAAGTGATGCCGGCCGGCACCAGGGTCCAATAGTAGGC
Encoded proteins:
- a CDS encoding branched-chain amino acid ABC transporter permease — encoded protein: MSVEISAPSAASGIAPLANPARLIKIAGIDLVTWQRYWLVGGLAIAVLLPFLVEDFTVFQLTLAYIYAIAVLGLNLLTGFNGQFSLGHSAFFGIGAYTAAILMQRWEIAYYWTLVPAGITCFIAGFLFGLPALRLEGLYLALATFALAVAMPQILKYEHFQDFTGGVQGIDLDKPESPVGFLNDDQWLYFFTLVVLLVLFFCAVNLIRSRTGRAMMAIRDNPIAAASMGINTSLYKTVTFGVSAAYTGVAGALACIVIQFVAPDSFTFILAVTILVGVVVGGTASIPGAIFGGLFILLVPNWSEAIAESFGRTDAKGLSWAVYGAFLIFTVYVMPSGAAGLVRIVVARLSRSSAD
- a CDS encoding AMP-binding protein, whose translation is MQELGEAQVFLPDVWACHAEYFPHKEAVVCGDERLTWGQFNAGLNRVANALNDQGIGRGECVAVLMNNTVATLLTILGVVKSGASVVPLSGLLQAEQLAVLIDDADAGALIVSADTQPQIETVKQGLGKIAAERFFIQGGQATGWRPFGPLLEAASESAPDIRHRMTDEFNIIYSSGTTGLPKGIVQTHRARQHWSYSNAIELGFATDSRALATTPLYSNGTFLMILPALFVGATLVAMPAFSPRGFLETVEQEGITHTFMVPPQFIAILADPEIERFDLSTLGMMLSGGSPLRGDTKQAVLEQLGPGLFEMYGFSEGFATMIRPHQHADKPGSVGTPVLGYELLIVDEAGQALPRGEVGEIAGYGGGQMEGFHKRPEEVAKILVRDTRGREFLLSGDVGKLDEDGFLYILDRKKDMIISGGFNVFPADIEEVVGQHPAVSDVTVIGIPDAKWGESALALVIPESEGEANESSIQAWVNERVAKHQRLAAVEFRDDFPRNALGKVLKRQLRDPYWAD
- a CDS encoding radical SAM protein, encoding MAESLISKPIPDSKYFFDRYISPNKRYAAEAMRPRIVDFELTSKCGGACTYCYASSPYFKGADMPTEQALALVDDLAETGVSQVQWCGGDPILHPDWQQIIGYAGEKGLSNSVFVAGIVAKRVAQALAETPNIHLVGINFDTVDADDFMQTHTLERVQGMKLKAFENLREAGFHPSRIMPCLTLTKPAARSIERTLDFLVDEMGAGYVPMFVYHPIGEGGATELTPSLDDIRRAYAYRAEKLGQHWLRVGPTECGRFYCRSKFHVTWDGRVLPCAVLYDFEVGNVNQTPLKEILASRSKQLCYDFEVTGECATCDDADVCWGCRANAYFYKGDVSASDPMCWRNAEDLDLHAMHDSPICQSPQARAAAAEEAALLVEQQAE
- a CDS encoding ABC transporter substrate-binding protein, with the protein product MHTALRYAVSAAAAAGVVLAAGAANADKKYGPGVSDTEIKIGNTNPYSGPASSYGTIGKVIKAYFDKVNAEGGVNGRKIKFITLDDGYSPPKTKEQFRKLVEREKVLFIFQSLGTPTNSAVHKYMNKKKVPQLFVATGATKWGQPKKFPWTMGWQPNYQTEGAVTANYLKINKPDAKVAILFQNDDYGKDYVKGFKDALGPSLAAKMIVAEESYEVTDPTVDSQVINLKASGADTFFNVAIPKFAAQAIRKIYDIGWRPVQLLNSVSSSVSSVLKPAGLEKSKGNITTAYLMDPTDPSWTNDPEYLAWLKFMDKYYPSGDKTNSFNAYGYSVGHTLVQVLKQCGDNLTRENIMKEAASLRKYRSPMLLPGITVSTSPNDFYPIESMQMQKFDGEKWLRFGKVVAAESS